ACACGGTGTTTGGTGTCGTTCTAATCAGAAAAATGTGACAAAGGTGTTGGTAAAGGTGTTATCGATCGCGAGTCAAAAATTTGGCACGTCTAAAATCTCAGTATCTAGGAATAGGATCGTTTTTTTACGTGTGCGCAATTCGGAAAACTCGAGTCCGTATCTTTGCACGATTATCGAATGTTTGCCGTAATGATACAAACCGAAGTCATATCCAAAACCTGTTTCTGATTGTGAGCATGAATCCTTAAATAACAACATGGTCTTCCGTTCCTTCGGAAGGTCTGCAGAGTTATCCTTCTGTAAGCGGCGGTGTAACCCAACCATACTTCTCGTGCGTTTTTACCAGACTTCTGAAGGATTCTTCGGCGGAACGTCTGTTAAATTCTTTGCTGGTCTTTGGTTTTCTCGCTACGCGACCCTGAAAAGTAGTTTGCGGAATACAATAGTTTTGTGTGTGTACATGacctaatatacatatattttaaccGATAACTGTTGGCCGACTTGGCAAACAAGCGGATTATCAATTCGACGAGTATGTGTTTTTTATGTACAGTTGGTCGCACCATCGTTCGGAGCCGCTTCAACTTTTCGAAACATTAAAACGACTCGAGTTTCTTGAAAAGCTAAAACGATTAGCTCGTTAGATGAATTCCGATTGGATCgctttttataacatttttattctattgtaatctgtaatgaaaatttaagcaATCCTAATATCATAGATTTATATACAGGTTAAAATGGTGCGAAAGCAGCGTGATTGGTGTACCGTATGCGGGAAACAACTGGTTCAGGATCGCAATTGTCGTAGTTTCGATTCGAAAGAGGACGCTTGCCGTAAGCGTCGACAACGATCACACGGGCATCTTGATGTACCGGCCAACGGTGCCGTATAGTCGTCTACGCGTATGCGTTTCCAAGGATCTACGGTCGTATTCCCAATGGTAGTCACGAAACTTGGATAGAGGTTGTCGTCGATCGTCGAGGATCGACTGTCTGACTGAGCAACGGTGACTCTATGGTCGGATATTAAACTTGTTTGGCCCTATTTGCAAGAAATGTTCGACTTGTTGTTTATCGTACATACGGTGCTATTTCTTTTCGTCTACCATCTTAAGGCTGAATTTTCTCCcttgtttctttccttttttctagCTAGccttaaaaagatattataatataatccgCTCTTATTTCCATCAATTCCATTATCCGTCGGATTAACTGTCCGCAATCCGATAACGTTAACATAGCCAAAAATTATCAACCGGCCTCGAAACTGTTCAATTTAATCCAGTTAGGATCCTATCGATGGAGTTCGCCACTTTGATTTTACAATCTTTTCCATCGTTACGGAAACTTGCACTTTTTATCGTGTCCGATCCAACGAGCAAACCATTTTTTCTTAATCCGTCGAATAACAAGCGTCCTACAAGCGTTTCTTGCTTTCTTCGTAAAAATTGACGACAATACTGGATGTACTTTGGTAGAGAGTCGGCGCTTTCAAGCATTCACCGGTGTATCTCCGTATCCCCTAAATCTCTTTCAAGTCCGCGAAACGTTTCTTCCTTTGTTCGTACAGAATCGCAGAGAATACTCACTCTGGCTTTGTAGTTTGCTTTTCCCGATAGTCGCTTGGAGATTATTCCCAGCATCGTGGGGCACGGTCTCCTTTTGCTCCGCGATCTCTATCGCGTTGTTCCAAGTTGTCGTACTCGCACGAGTACGCTACAACACCTTATTCTCTAACTGTTCGTTCAATCGGTCGACTATATCGTCAAGTTTGATCTTATACGCTCGATGCTTCGGCCTACGAAAAGTCAGATTCTAGGTTGCCGTTTATAGGCAAACCTTCGAAGAAATAGAATAGGAATAAAAATAGACACGTACATACACCGTAGATACTGCGAATTCGTGGCGCAAAACGGTTGCCCAAGCTGACGCAAAATATTGGTTTTTCGACTTTGCTCGGCACACGCTTTCGCCTATACTTTCGATATACTGGATATGTACGAATACCCAGACCCCTGTTACCGACCATATTTCGAACGCTGTTGGTAAAACACACGGTTGCCCAAGAGTATGATCCTTCGTAATGAAAACATATCCGCGCACGTTGGCAAAGTATGGCGGATTCTTTTGGAAACTTTCGAATCGGCGAAAGATCGCGAAGAAAGTTGAAAAGGATATTTTACCTGGCCTTTAACGATGCTGGCCGCGAATTGCGTGATAACAGCTTCGATCGTGTACGCACTGGCCCATCCTCTGGGCGTGAGAAGCTCCATACAGATCGCACCGCCTTCCATAACGAAGCCTTTCTCGATTCTTGGCGAAATAACGCGCATAAAAGGTGGAGCGAACGGGAAATTCTCAGGAAACACCACATGAAGAAGTATGTAAGGTATATCGAGCTCCCTCATGTCCGCGGCCAGTTCACTTTCCGGATCGATCTTGTGCAGTCTCACGTGCCACTCGAACAAATTGTCGTTTACCAATTCCGCGGTGAACGTTGACTCGAGTCGATTCTGCGTCCTCTGAATTTCGCTTAGTTCCTTCATTAAACGACGCGAACGAACTCTCTTTTCCGGCATTGCAACCGTTCCCtgaaaataacattaaaattatcttcTATCGGATGCTTGTTACTtggataaaatttcattatttcacgTTCGTAACAAGCGTTTATTTTAACGTCGTTAACCACCTTTCGATTACAGCTTGTCtgtaacaaaaagaaaacgcATTTCTACTAACTaacgattttctcgaaaacgacgCGCCATGTGATAATATTTGTAGACGGTAACAACGCTATTAACGCATTactaaaatgtacaaaattattcttgTTCGTCATCTGCTACCAACGAATACCTGTCGTAcgtaattcaaattaaacgtgtaaaaattacaattaaaattaaaataacagaGCGTGTCTGCCtataaatttgcaaaagacTTCTCTCCGTCGTATCCATCTTATCGGTTGTTGCGAATGAAGCGAATCTTCGATATCGAATTTCATTCGCGTTCCTAAATACATATTCAACTTGGTGCATTCGCTGACGATCGCGCGATAACGAACACGGTCTATACGAAAAACGTAAATACATATTAGTAGATATATCAAATAGACGTAGTAAGAAGAATACCTGCGTGGAATTAGCAGTAGATTTTTTTGACTTGAAGAAACAACTCGCGTGATTAGAGTTGCTAGCGCCGGGATTGTCGGACAATGTGGCATCGGTAGGAGTGACCGCATCCGGCCGATGATGTCGACTCAGAAGCCTCCTGGACGGAGAACTCGTCGAACTGCTTGCGCCATCTTGCTCCGAGATCTTCTCCGAGGGTCGAAAGAATTTCCGAAAAGCACCCACCACCTTCTCCTTCGATCTCGTAGACATGGTTCTGCCAGCTTTACGATacgctatttatttataatcgtaATTTTCTGTTAGTCGAATTTCTATCGTCTGAAATGAATcgacataattaaaaatatatagtttaatttatcgtttatcgTTCAAAGGTGGACGATAAAGTTTGTCAAGAATTCGTACGAAGTCGAGTTTCGACCATTGTGTTTAGTCATACTACCCCGATAAGAGCATCAACCGCTCTGCGAATTTCTATTCGACTTCGTGTCGTTATAAACAACGTTTATTTCGACCTAATTTCCATCTAACGATAAACACAACTTTCCTTTCATCCATTAAATCTTACGAATGTTATGACAAAAGCGCaacattgaatattttctatgtttttcCCGTATTACGTGTATTCGTTCTGCGCGTTTCTAcacttttgtttgtttttgtgtgtgtgtgtgtgtgtgtgtaattAAACATTCGCGATCTATTTATCAAAAGTGATTACCTGAAACGacgaatatattacattttttcataattttcacaCATATACGCGttccattaaatttttactaatttttaacAACATATCGAGTCAAAGCTTTTGGAAAACTTGAAACGGCAAAGtagaacaatataaaatacaatcttCTCGATACCTATGAAAAAGTAAACCGACATACTCGTGTGTTATCATTACGTTATCGAAACAACTATAATTAGTAGATTTACGTAAAAAATCTGAAATCTCTCGAGTCTCTGGGTGAAAAAGAAAGCGATACAACGAAgcacattttttataataacgtGGACAGATACATTTAATATCCGTCGATAATCGTTGacgattatataaataaacgaattatCAGTGAAACTAACTGGAACGATATAAAAGGATTTTCTTGCAACACCAAATACCACCACGACGCACGATAACGCGTCTTCTACGACACACGAATGAATCTCTGTGCTCGCTCTATGGTGGTAAAACTCGATGCAACTGCAACGTGTAAACGAGATACCATGTATAGGATTCGTTTCATAACGTCACACTACTCGTTGCTGTTTGATAAATGGAGAAACAGGTTTCCTATATTGCCAAAGCGCGAGTATCTTTTTAGcggaataattaatataagaaGAGAAAGACAAAGGTTCGTCGTAGGAAAGTAGCGTATGAAAAAGAGGCTGGTGCGAGGCAAGTATTCTCGGTGAATATCGCGTCAGCGTTCGCAGCAGTCTGTATTTAACACGAGTCGTTTGCAACACTGCACCACTCACCCTTTTTTCCATTTACGATCAGGGGTTATTCCGTTTGCACGACCGTTTACGATTCATCGTTAAACATCGGCCACTAACGCGTCCgtggtatataaatataaatggagAGAAGAGGCGCGATGCGTTCGTCTGGAGAGCACGCACGGACCGAGAGTAGGTAGACGACAACGGAACACGGCGCAGTCTCCACCCTCGTTGAAACTGGCCGGCCGCGTAGTTCGGAAGGGTTGCTAGCAACCATGCCCAGG
The DNA window shown above is from Bombus fervidus isolate BK054 chromosome 8, iyBomFerv1, whole genome shotgun sequence and carries:
- the LOC139989910 gene encoding ubiquitin-conjugating enzyme E2Q-like protein 1, whose protein sequence is MSTRSKEKVVGAFRKFFRPSEKISEQDGASSSTSSPSRRLLSRHHRPDAVTPTDATLSDNPGASNSNHASCFFKSKKSTANSTQGTVAMPEKRVRSRRLMKELSEIQRTQNRLESTFTAELVNDNLFEWHVRLHKIDPESELAADMRELDIPYILLHVVFPENFPFAPPFMRVISPRIEKGFVMEGGAICMELLTPRGWASAYTIEAVITQFAASIVKGQGRVARKPKTSKEFNRRSAEESFRSLVKTHEKYGWVTPPLTEG